One Brachybacterium kimchii genomic window carries:
- a CDS encoding ATP-binding protein: MQLSPYTPGEVARDVPGREVQLQEIGGMLTLPALHGRFSGRIRVDTGPRGVGKTSLLRRVQGDAVRLGLAPIYVTAGNGPLSAVIADQASKLVHDWGTPNDPGSWIDRLSVTLGVPGVGHVTAEHRKSPSSAQATRAFRELIEKTTKEAVAQGLSGVVVLVDEFQDADSDSLKTVAYAWQEMQGSRVPAAFVAAGLSHTADVVTAAVTSAERFAFRTMRDLEDAQVREALTEPATELGVRWETPVLQDVVRETRGYPYAVQLWGDAMWAAAGSPDPDGVIGAGAFESARESVNNDMEALYRARWSKASPREREVLTVMATLGGNEVARASIAEHLGVASGSLGVVRQSLLDKGIIQIAGHGLLSFSAPGFSEHVLSHSSR; this comes from the coding sequence GTGCAGCTCAGCCCGTACACCCCCGGGGAAGTAGCCCGAGACGTCCCCGGCCGCGAAGTCCAGCTCCAGGAGATCGGCGGGATGCTGACCCTGCCCGCCCTCCATGGGCGCTTCTCCGGCCGCATCCGCGTCGACACCGGGCCCCGCGGCGTCGGCAAGACGAGCCTGCTGCGTCGCGTCCAGGGAGACGCTGTGCGTCTCGGGCTCGCCCCGATCTACGTGACTGCAGGAAATGGGCCGCTCTCCGCCGTGATCGCCGACCAAGCGAGCAAGCTCGTCCATGACTGGGGCACTCCCAACGATCCCGGCAGTTGGATCGACCGACTCTCCGTCACGCTCGGCGTTCCCGGCGTCGGGCATGTCACCGCCGAGCACCGCAAATCCCCGTCGTCTGCGCAGGCCACGCGGGCGTTCCGTGAGCTCATCGAGAAGACCACGAAGGAGGCCGTCGCGCAGGGGCTCTCTGGAGTCGTCGTGCTCGTCGACGAGTTCCAGGACGCCGACAGCGACAGCCTGAAGACCGTCGCCTACGCCTGGCAGGAGATGCAGGGAAGCAGGGTGCCCGCCGCGTTCGTCGCCGCTGGCCTCAGCCACACAGCGGACGTCGTGACGGCCGCCGTCACCAGCGCTGAGCGGTTCGCCTTCCGAACGATGCGCGACCTCGAGGACGCCCAGGTCCGCGAGGCGCTCACCGAACCCGCGACAGAGCTCGGCGTCCGCTGGGAGACCCCGGTCCTGCAGGACGTCGTGCGCGAGACCCGCGGCTACCCCTACGCCGTGCAGCTCTGGGGAGATGCGATGTGGGCCGCCGCCGGCTCACCCGACCCCGACGGCGTCATCGGCGCCGGCGCATTCGAGAGCGCGAGGGAGTCGGTCAACAACGACATGGAGGCGCTGTACCGCGCGAGATGGTCCAAGGCCTCCCCCAGGGAGCGCGAGGTGCTCACCGTCATGGCCACGCTCGGAGGGAACGAGGTCGCACGGGCGAGCATCGCCGAACACCTCGGCGTCGCATCGGGATCGCTGGGCGTCGTTCGGCAGTCGCTGCTGGACAAGGGGATCATCCAGATCGCAGGTCACGGGCTGCTGTCCTTCAGCGCCCCCGGATTCTCGGAGCATGTCCTCTCGCACTCATCACGCTGA